In a genomic window of Ipomoea triloba cultivar NCNSP0323 chromosome 3, ASM357664v1:
- the LOC116014003 gene encoding probable E3 ubiquitin-protein ligase RNF217 → MNCLLYTQKTTLTREAAGTTMMEAISVEDYKSKGVIMVAESSGYGMNRVVIDLSQGQGTLGIPRVVIDLTQDNPDDEIQILEAMSAPARIKPECSNSKPVYIDVEDAMETSASASLFICEICCDAKQISDIFRIKACKHSYCSDCISKFVASKLQQNVPQINCPVSGCTGVVEPHNCRSILPPQVFDRWGDALCEALVLASEKFYCPFKDCSALLIDEKIEVVESECPECRRLFCAKCKVPWHAGIVCSEFQKLHENEREKEDILLLNIANQKQWMRCPNCRVYVERVSGCPFMMCRCKCCFCYKCGARAKDHHCLNCGT, encoded by the coding sequence ATGAATTGTCTCCTCTACACTCAAAAGACAACGCTTACGAGGGAAGCAGCCGGCACGACGATGATGGAAGCAATTTCAGTGGAAGATTACAAGAGCAAAGGCGTCATCATGGTTGCGGAATCCAGTGGTTATGGTATGAACAGGGTCGTGATCGACCTTTCCCAGGGCCAAGGAACCCTAGGCATCCCGAGAGTCGTAATCGACCTCACCCAAGACAACCCGGACGACGAAATTCAGATTCTGGAGGCAATGTCGGCGCCGGCGAGGATAAAACCCGAGTGCTCCAACTCGAAACCCGTCTATATAGACGTGGAAGACGCCATGGAGACCTCTGCTTCTGCTTCCCTCTTCATCTGCGAAATCTGCTGCGATGCGAAGCAAATAAGCGATATTTTCAGAATCAAAGCCTGCAAACACTCCTACTGCTCCGATTGCATTTCGAAATTCGTAGCATCGAAGCTCCAACAGAACGTCCCCCAAATCAATTGCCCTGTTTCCGGCTGCACGGGGGTGGTGGAGCCTCATAACTGCCGCTCGATTTTGCCGCCTCAAGTGTTTGATCGTTGGGGGGACGCGTTATGCGAGGCTTTGGTGTTGGCTTCTGAAAAATTCTATTGCCCCTTCAAGGATTGCTCTGCGCTTCTCATCGATGAAAAGATTGAAGTTGTGGAATCTGAGTGCCCCGAATGCCGCAGATTGTTCTGCGCTAAGTGTAAGGTTCCGTGGCATGCTGGCATTGTTTGCTCTGAGTTTCAGAAGCTGCATGAGAACGAGAGGGAGAAGGAGGATATACTGCTGCTGAATATCGCTAATCAAAAGCAATGGATGAGGTGCCCTAATTGCAGGGTGTATGTTGAGAGAGTTTCGGGTTGCCCTTTCATGATGTGCAGGTGTAAGTGCTGCTTCTGTTACAAGTGCGGAGCTCGTGCAAAAGATCACCATTGTCTTAATTGTGGCACTTAA